A DNA window from Ornithodoros turicata isolate Travis chromosome 10, ASM3712646v1, whole genome shotgun sequence contains the following coding sequences:
- the LOC135369684 gene encoding transcription factor HES-4-A-like: MPADRVPSKASELRRSTKPIMEKRRRARINHSLTELKNLILDALKKDNARHSKLEKADILEMTVKHLQTLQRQQRARAIVSDVGVPDKFRAGFRECANEVGRYLSRVDGVDQTVRQRLLGHLTSCVGSLSSPPPSPIEDGNPRFFNGVPLLPTRLPTGEIAFLLPASQQAQLSVYTAPPSPPMNDLGSSGILSPAASDRSSIGSPSPVSFVQSPPPAMKVAPCAFVQPPQQMVKVEDEAVWRPW, from the exons ATGCCGGCCGATAGGGTGCCCAGCAAAGCAAGTGAACTCCGACGG AGCACAAAGCCCATCATGGAAAAGCGACGAAGGGCAAGAATCAATCACAGCCTTACAGAGCTGAAGAATCTCATCTTGGATGCCCTTAAGAAAGAT AATGCCCGACACTCAAAGTTGGAAAAGGCCGACATCCTTGAGATGACCGTCAAGCACCTGCAGACACTGCAGCGTCAGCAGCGTGCCAGGGCCATCGTCTCGGACGTCGGCGTTCCCGACAAGTTCCGCGCTGGCTTTCGCGAATGCGCTAACGAAGTGGGACGTTACCTGAGCCGCGTCGACGGCGTCGACCAGACTGTCCGCCAACGGCTTCTGGGCCACCTCACGTCCTGCGTGGGCAGCCTGTCTTCACCACCGCCCAGCCCCATCGAAGACGGCAACCCACGCTTTTTCAACGGTGTTCCCCTCCTGCCCACCAGGCTACCTACTGGAGAGATCGCCTTCCTTCTGCCAGCATCGCAACAGGCTCAGTTGTCTGTCTACACCGCACCGCCGTCGCCACCAATGAACGATCTCGGTTCTTCTGGTATCCTCAGCCCTGCCGCCAGTGACAGGTCGTCTATTGGATCTCCGAGCCCAGTCTCCTTCGTCCAGTCGCCTCCACCAGCCATGAAAGTTGCCCCATGTGCCTTTGTGCAACCGCCTCAGCAAATGGTCAAGGTTGAAGATGAAGCAGTGTGGAGACCCTGGTGA
- the LOC135369685 gene encoding transmembrane emp24 domain-containing protein 5-like: MAMWAALLAVVSVLVVSVIEISADSYISDSSLGTSFEFKLHVDAGREECFYQNVEAGASVYVAFQVLRGGDGQAGFAVRHPNGNHVLPYQWKPSAEYEETSAPHGGFYELCIDNSLSHFAAKVVSLYFNSFKRDKWEAYVQEIEALGVTVDNFTAVLQNVDGRVGEILKYSDQNRRQLAKDWYVVDSNNRYVQNWSLAQCVVIIATSAVQVYFVRKLFEVKKVTPTSKPRA; encoded by the exons ATGGCAATGTGGGCAGCGCTACTGGCAGTGGTCTCCGTACTTGTTGTTTCTGTGATCGAAATCAGTGCGGACTCCTACATTTCCGACTCATCGCTGGGGACATCTTTCGAATTTAAGCTTCATGTGGATGCCGGACGTGAAGAGTGTTTTTATCAGAATGTTGAAGCGGGCGCATCGGTATACGTGGCTTTTCAG GTATTAAGAGGAGGAGATGGCCAAGCAGGTTTCGCTGTCAGACATCCCAACGGAAATCACGTGCTGCCTTACCAGTGGAAGCCCTCTGCAGAGTACGAGGAGACTTCTGCTCCTCATGGAG GATTTTATGAACTCTGTATAGACAACTCCTTGTCACATTTTGCTGCCAAGGTGGTCAGCCTATACTTCAATTCGTTCAAGAGGGACAAGTGGGAGGCCTACGTTCAAGAAATCGAGGCGTTAGGTGTCACGGTGGACAACTTCACC GCAGTGCTTCAAAATGTCGACGGCCGAGTTGGGGAGATACTGAAGTACAGTGATCAAAACCGACGCCAACTGGCAAAGGACTGGTACGTCGTCGACTCGAACAACCGGTACGTCCAGAACTGGTCGCTTGCACAGTGTGTAGTCATCATCGCGACATCCGCCGTTCAAGTCTACTTTGTTCGGAAACTGTTTGAAGTAAAGAAGGTGACGCCAACTTCCAAGCCGAGGGCATGA
- the LOC135370402 gene encoding zinc finger protein 235-like, whose amino-acid sequence MHARDNILLRAPRSPTTETIGISRYSILRATAMDPSFEVGNPEFQCMFYKSFGPSCGTEIIHSQNVNAQRTPFQDLQNFYPPTFAHPNPQATVVVPQKNTPHRCSVCNKTFASASNLRTHSLIHLGKRPHACKVCGKQFTVSSNLKAHMVIHTGDRRFRCAECGKTFVTSSHLKTHASVHTGRKPYQCEVCLKEFAVSSNLKSHMFVHTGERRHECKVCGKQFSSSSHVKTHMLTHSGERPHRCDVCTKSFSVISNLKAHKKIHAGQKDHECDVCKKRFYTTSDLRSHRMVHTGEKPHQCYICMERFSKRSNMKAHVLTHTGERPHLCDFCNKRFSKGANLRTHVNKHHPNAYVNPLNLEELPAVDSPKVEEQMEQTASSFTTTTMEQTTTNPEAKPAIEPAMESARNAAMEPVEDFNVPFAGAFQECGSAILEEQNQGQCSTHEATEVTPKEEKRDVYVLFYSKETKEG is encoded by the exons ATGCATGCACGTGATAATATTCTTCTCCGCGCTCCGCGTTCACCTACGACAGAAACGATCG GTATCTCCCGCTATAGTATCCTAAGAGCGACGGCGATGGACCCGAGCTTTGAAGTCGGCAACCCAGAATTCCAATGCATGTTTTACAAGTCATTTGGTCCTTCGTGCGGCACTGAAATAATCCACAGCCAGAATGTGAACGCGCAGAGGACTCCGTTTCAAGACCTGCAAAACTTTTACCCGCCCACATTCGCGCACCCGAACCCGCAAGCCACCGTCGTGGTGCCGCAGAAGAACACGCCCCACCGGTGCAGTGTCTGCAACAAGACTTTCGCCTCGGCCAGCAACTTGCGTACACACTCCCTGATCCATCTCGGTAAGCGTCCTCACGCCTGCAAGGTATGCGGCAAGCAGTTCACCGTCTCTTCCAACCTGAAGGCGCATATGGTCATCCACACCGGAGACCGTCGGTTCCGCTGTGCCGAATGCGGCAAGACTTTCGTCACTTCCAGTCACCTGAAAACGCATGCTTCCGTCCACACCGGTCGCAAGCCTTACCAGTGCGAAGTATGTCTGAAAGAATTCGCGGTTTCCAGCAACCTCAAGTCTCACATGTTCGTTCACACCGGCGAGCGCCGGCATGAATGCAAGGTTTGCGGGAAGCAGTTCTCTTCGTCCAGTCACGTTAAAACGCACATGCTCACACATTCCGGCGAAAGGCCCCACCGCTGCGACGTGTGCACCAAGAGTTTCTCGGTGATCAGCAATTTGAAGGCGCACAAGAAAATCCACGCTGGGCAGAAAGATCACGAATGCGACGTGTGCAAGAAGCGTTTCTACACCACTAGCGATTTGAGGTCGCATCGAATGGTGCACACAGGAGAGAAACCTCATCAATGTTACATTTGTATGGAGAGGTTCAGCAAACGTTCCAACATGAAGGCGCATGTCTTGACGCACACTGGCGAAAGGCCTCATTTATGCGATTTCTGTAATAAGCGATTCTCGAAAGGAGCTAACCTACGTACCCATGTCAATAAGCATCATCCAAATGCTTACGTCAACCCGCTCAACCTGGAGGAGCTCCCTGCGGTGGACAGTCCTAAGGTGGAGGAACAAATGGAGCagacggcgagctctttcaccaccaccactatggagcagacgacgacgaATCCAGAAGCGAAGCCGGCTATCGAGCCTGCTATGGAATCCGCTAGGAACGCTGCGATGGAGCCAGTCGAAGATTTCAACGTTCCCTTCGCCGGAGCATTTCAGGAGTGTGGAAGCGCAATCCTTGAAGAACAGAACCAGGGACAATGTTCCACTCACGAAGCAACGGAGGTTACGCCAAAAGAGGAAAAACGGGACGTTTATGTCCTTTTCTACTCGAAAGAAACGAAGGAGGGATGA
- the LOC135369680 gene encoding cleavage stimulation factor subunit 1-like, with the protein MFNNTASIKDRETLYRLIISQLFYDGHQTLAVSLSNLVKAHPACPPSDRLLTIVSAGLRTERDIKENKLSDLNSNYAGPGIDLEYETEAPSLAPEPALYETCYVTSHKAQCRAGCFSHDGQLVATGSVDASIKILDVDRMLAKSAMPPEVAAQESAQQNMETHPVIRTLYDHIEEITCLEFHPKEQVLASGSRDYTVKFFDYSKPSVKRAFRTIHEAEMVRALAFHPSGDYILVGTHHPTLRLYDVNTAQCFVSSVPSDQHKGPLTAVRYNHSGKLYVTASKDGDMKLWDGVSNKCICTFPQAHEGNEVCSAVFSRNGKYILSSGKDSIVKLWELSMSRCLIAYTGAGATGKQMHRAQGIFNHTEDYILFPDEKTTSLCSWDSRNAERQRLLSLGHNNTVRHIVHSPTGPAFLTCSDDFRARFWYRRVEAVD; encoded by the exons ATGTTCAATAACACGGCAAGCATTAAAGACAGGGAAACCCTGTACAGGCTGATTATAAG CCAGTTATTCTACGATGGACATCAAACCCTCGCAGTGAGTCTGTCCAATCTAGTGAAGGCTCACCCCGCGTGCCCACCATCGGACAGGCTTCTGACGATTGTCAGTGCAGGCCTTCGAACAGAACGAG ATATCAAGGAAAATAAGCTCTCTGATCTCAATTCAAACTACGCTGGGCCAGGAATAGACCTCGAATATGAAACCGAAG CTCCGTCGCTAGCTCCAGAACCCGCGCTGTACGAGACTTGCTACGTCACATCACACAAGGCACAATGTCGAGCTGGCTGTTTCAGTCACGACG GACAGTTAGTAGCTACAGGTTCTGTAGATGCTTCAATAAAg ATCCTGGATGTGGATCGTATGCTTGCAAAGAGTGCAATGCCACCGGAAGTTGCAGCGCAAGAATCCGCACAGCAGAACATGGAGACGCATCCTGTCATACGTACCCTTTACGACCACATCGAG GAGATCACCTGCCTTGAATTTCACCCAAAGGAGCAGGTCTTAGCTTCAGGTAGCAGGGATTACACGGTCAAGTTCTTTGATTACTCCAAGCCATCAGTGAAGAGGGCATTCCGGACAATCCAT GAAGCTGAAATGGTTAGAGCGTTGGCATTTCACCCGTCTGGAGATTACATACTTGTCGGCACACACCACCCCACGT TGCGCCTGTATGACGTGAACACAGcacagtgctttgtgtcaagcGTCCCATCAGACCAGCACAAGGGCCCTCTAACTGCA GTGCGCTACAACCATTCCGGCAAGCTGTATGTGACTGCATCTAAGGATGGGGACATGAAATTATGGGACGGAGTGAGCAACAAGTGCATCTGCACCTTTCCACAGGCACACGAGGGCAACGAGGTGTGCTCTGCGGTGTTCTCCCGCAATGGCAAG TACATCTTGTCTAGTGGAAAGGATTCCATCGTGAAACTTTGGGAACTATCCATGTCTCGATGCCTGATCGCATACACTGGAGCTGGTGCTACTGGGAAGCAAATGCACAGAGCACAGGGCATCTTCAACCATACAGAAGACTATA TTCTGTTTCCTGATGAAAAAACAACTAGCCTTTGCAGCTGGGATTCAAGAAATGCCGAAAGACAAAGACTACTCTCACTTG GCCACAACAACACTGTCCGTCATATCGTTCATTCCCCAACCGGACCTGCATTCCTCACGTGCAGTGACGATTTCCGTGCTCGCTTCTGGTACCGACGTGTTGAAGCAGTCGACTAG